One genomic segment of Hordeum vulgare subsp. vulgare chromosome 2H, MorexV3_pseudomolecules_assembly, whole genome shotgun sequence includes these proteins:
- the LOC123431107 gene encoding serum response factor homolog A-like, with the protein MPRTEIRLDICRIKDDKKRSVTFSKRHANLFKSASNLSALTGVRVAIIVENDSGKMYAFGTPAVQPIVDSFLSGNPLSEPLGDEATKGRIKLLQRKVARLDMDNAMLERRENLSLEHIKNIQVQNPGIAANNIFSKQENLSLEDLQGLLNDLMRVKEDIRRRLPPLQHGDEPNTGGPNMQKTQLLPSGPLGDHLKILQVPLQPSSSQYLTPQVMPPIQVTSESQHTMEPHFPSEMFQYLSSPSALEFTPLLQPVPCQVSKMFHCTSLLQPVIDHSQDLPPPLHQQVQDYASPYTAIKPSKNNTIPSSIIENIVDASPQLFDSSGNEKSFNQSFDYDNSTSAPPDQAHEVLRMDSYLGYNANDPGKCNMKCDEWVNNAPPHPFEWNDDDIDA; encoded by the exons ATGCCGAGGACGGAGATCCGTTTGGACATTTGTCGTATCAAAGACGACAAAAAACGTAGCGTCACATTCTCCAAGCGGCATGCTAATTTGTTCAAAAGTGCCAGTAACCTCTCCGCCCTCACTGGCGTGAGGGTTGCTATTATCGTGGAGAATGATTCAGGAAAGATGTATGCCTTTGGGACACCAGCGGTGCAACCCATTGTTGATTCTTTCCTGTCAGGAAATCCACTTAGTGAGCCTCTCGGCGATGAGGCGACGAAAGGTAGGATTAAATTGCTGCAGAGAAAGGTGGCTAGGTTGGACATGGATAATGCAATGTTAGAGAGGAGAGAAAACCTCTCCCTCGAGCATATCAAGAATATCCAAGTTCAAAATCCAGGTATCGCAGCAAATAATATCTTCTCCAAGCAAGAAAATCTTAGCCTTGAAGATCTCCAAGGGCTCCTCAATGACCTCATGAGAGTCAAGGAAGATATAAGACGACGTCTACCTCCACTACAACATGGAGACGAACCTAACACCGGTGGTCCAAACATGCAAAAAACTCAGTTGCTGCCAAGTGGCCCATTAGGAGATCACTTGAAGATTCTTCAGGTGCCACTACAACCATCATCATCACAATATCTTACACCTCAAGTAATGCCTCCAATTCAAGTAACATCAGAATCACAACACACTATGGAACCACATTTTCCTTCGGAGATGTTCCAGTACCTATCATCACCTTCAGCACTGGAGTTCACGCCCCTCCTTCAACCAGTTCCTTGTCAG GTATCAAAAATGTTCCACTGCACATCCCTACTTCAACCGGTTATTGACCATTCACAAGATTTACCTCCACCACTTCACCAACAAGTACAAGACTATGCAAGTCCTTACACGGCAATAAAGCCATCAAAGAACAACACAATCCCTAGCTCAATCATTGAGAACATTGTGGATGCCTCCCCACAGTTATTCGACTCCAGTGGCAATGAAAAATCCTTCAACCAATCATTTGACTATGATAACTCAACAAGTGCTCCTCCAGACCAGGCACATGAAGTCCTAAGGATGGATTCTTATTTGGGGTATAATGCTAACGATCCTGGGAAATGTAACATGAAATGTGATGAGTGGGTCAATAATGCACCACCACACCCTTTCGAGTGGAACGATGATGATATTGATGCTTGA